From Alphaproteobacteria bacterium, a single genomic window includes:
- a CDS encoding SPW repeat protein, whose translation MFQRNRKTEAFVDFINLALGGFLILSPWLLGFKSQLGWHTSWMAGAAIGVVAIFSIADLFDTVSIPAFFESEEWINLTIGSWLAICPWVLNFNDDTMAMQVHLVVGIVVAAIGAVELWVIHHRPAEKERDKLC comes from the coding sequence ATGTTCCAGCGAAACCGGAAAACCGAAGCTTTCGTCGATTTCATCAATCTCGCATTGGGCGGCTTTCTGATCTTGTCGCCGTGGTTACTCGGATTCAAATCGCAACTCGGATGGCACACATCATGGATGGCCGGCGCCGCCATTGGCGTCGTCGCAATCTTTTCGATTGCCGACCTTTTTGACACCGTTTCAATTCCGGCGTTTTTCGAATCGGAAGAATGGATCAATCTGACGATCGGATCGTGGTTGGCAATATGCCCGTGGGTCCTCAACTTCAACGACGATACCATGGCGATGCAGGTGCATCTCGTGGTGGGGATCGTCGTCGCAGCCATTGGCGCGGTCGAGCTCTGGGTGATCCATCACCGCCCCGCGGAAAAGGAGCGTGATAAGCTTTGTTGA